The Malassezia japonica chromosome 5, complete sequence genome contains a region encoding:
- a CDS encoding uncharacterized protein (EggNog:ENOG503P9JX): MDRQSDALREPTRSPQPQPPSARTPDRATSTPVRGGGITRADAPGRIPLSPLKFTSALHPSPSQMPPSHTPGGSAASPLLTWANELPDDPQRASNAMGLYPSSLAPPFSPAAPLPQHSNSDPSPYFPPPSETRAPLSGSMLGLSPVSERLGAPQTPSRLIPPSLTHAQQRMSPEPSIFERDIEPVHHARSPQEAIDVAVPPVLDDAASAIVEESGTLEIIQPEHPAYAPSPPRSPNTGFRTMPTASQSGQWTPSRDVRGRPRNLSGGQSSRENSFDTRTRQQQYGRQHGHRRPLSDASNVFTSMPGRLRSDSHSERERRSPLHAGSPLTPSARSYSIQPATSPSLSIDGAIIAGNDVATMGHSFGGLADAFAHLATTPSEQPAIATPGSMASPQGSYFALQPDDAPRAPRDRSSVSAYASPNAFRYMVLDREGERSPPTVSSTPPSRLAVSPLPGSLPRTSPSASARSSTTPLPAPAITPRSPLPRHTAPPAGADGDPFSPHLQVPGTSSERKRLSFMAYADIVNDSQGQLLDLDESIQLQVQQEQGTARPA, translated from the coding sequence ATGGATAGACAAtcggacgcgctgcgtgaaCCAACGCGGTCCCCGCAGCCGCAGCCCCCTTCGGCACGGACCCCTGATCGCGCCACCTCGACGCCCGTCCGGGGCGGCGGGATCACACGCGCCGATGCTCCCGGACGCATTCCCCTGAGCCCGCTCAAATTcacctcggcgctgcacccctcgccgtcgcagaTGCCCCCGTCGCACACACCCGGAGGAAGCGCCGCATCACCGCTGTTGACGTGGGCGAACGAGCTGCCGGATGATCcgcagcgtgcgtcgaACGCAATGGGCCTGTACCCCTCgtcgcttgcgccgccctTTAGCCCTGCCGCGCCCCTTCCCCAGCACAGCAACAGCGACCCCTCGCCGTACTTCCCCCCCCCCagcgagacgcgcgcgccgctgagcgGTTCGATGCTGGGCCTGAGCCCCGTATCGGAGCGCCTTGGGGCGCCACAGACGCCATCGCGCCTGATACCCCCCTCGCTCAcgcatgcgcagcagcgcatgtCGCCAGAGCCGAGCATCTTTGAGCGCGATATCGAGCCAGTGCACcacgcgcgctcgccacAAGAGGCCATCGACGTGGCCGTTCCGCcggtcctcgacgacgcggcgagcgcgattGTCGAAGAGTCGGGCACGCTCGAGATCATCCAGCCCGAGCACCCCGCATACGccccgtcgccgccgcgctcgccgaacACGGGCTTTCGTACGATGCCCACCGCGTCGCAGTCCGGGCAGTggacgccgagccgcgacgtgcgcggccgccccCGGAACCTGAGCGGCGGCCAGAGCTCGCGCGAGAATTCGTtcgacacgcgcacgcggcagcagcagtACGGCCGGCAGCACGGCCACCGCCGGCCGCTGTCGGACGCGTCGAACGTGTTTACGTCCATGCCCGGCCGCCTCCGCTCCGACTCGCActcggagcgcgagcggcgcagtcCTCTGCATGCCGGCAGCCCTCTCACACCCAGCGCGCGGTCATACTCGATTCAGCCtgcgacgagcccgagtcTGAGCATCGACGGAGCGATCATTGCAGGCAACGACGTGGCGACGATGGGACACAGCTTCGGCGGGCTTGCCGACGCctttgcgcacctcgccacaacgccgagcgagcagCCGGCGATCGCTACGCCGGGCTCGATGGCCTCGCCCCAAGGCTCCTACTTTGCGCTCCAAcccgacgacgcgccgcgcgcgccgcgcgaccgcTCGTCGGTGTCAgcgtacgcctcgccgaACGCGTTCCGCTACAtggtgctcgaccgcgaaggcgagcgctcgccgccgaccgtgtcgtcgacgccgccgtcgcgcctcgcggtgTCTCCGCTGCCGGGCTCGCTTCCCcgtacctcgccgagcgccagtgcgcgctcgtcgacgacgccactgcccgcgccggccatcacgccgcgctcccCCCTCCCCCGACacacggcgccgccggcgggtgccgacggcgaccCATTTTCGCCGCACTTGCAGGTGCCCGGCACCTCGAGTGAGCGCAAACGTCTCTCGTTTATGGCCTATGCGGATATTGTGAACGACAGCCAGggccagctgctcgacctggaCGAGTCGATCCAGCTGCAAGTGCAGCAGGAGCAAGGCACCGCCCGACCTGCCTAA
- the RBK1 gene encoding ribokinase (EggNog:ENOG503NX2B; COG:G) encodes MGEARCIVRSSINIDETFQVPHIVRPGETISSSGMWSRPGGKGANVAATLGLAGAKVTMLGAVGEEATWPLDHLAKHGVEVKSVHRCKETPTGRAFIQISSEDGENSIVLLKGANFEQAPELDDPEAWLKDATHVMLQNEIPLDVTSAYAKHAEQHKTAKDGKRVCTVFNPSPMLSKEELQAFPWGGIDVLIVNEGEAADLLEAIGGEKSASPVKGLAALPALSSVEWLVVTQGARGFLAGVQVGDERAYIDLPASRPEKVVNTTGAGDTFAGYLVAGLMEAHNAKEATTKESAERILKRAGVAASMAVEVDGAMESIPDLAAVQARAERL; translated from the coding sequence ATGGGCGAAGCACGGTGCATTGTGCGGAGCAGCATCAACATTGACGAGACCTTCCAGGTGCCGCACATTGTGCGCCCTGGCGAGACGATCTCCTCCTCGGGCATGTGGTCGCGCCCGGGCGGCAAGGGCGCCAacgtcgcggcgacgctcggcctcgccggcgccaagGTCACGATGCTCGGggcggtcggcgaggaggccACCTGGCCGCTCGACCACCTCGCCAagcacggcgtcgaggtcaAGAGCGTGCACCGCTGCAAGGAGACGCCGACCGGGCGTGCCTTTATCCAGATCTCGTCCGAGGACGGCGAGAACTCGATCGTGCTCCTGAAAGGCGCCAACTTTGAGCAGGCGCCTGAACTCGACGACCCCGAGGCGTGGCTCAAGGACGCGACGCACGTCATGCTCCAGAACGAGATCCCGCTGGACGTGACGAGCGCCTACGCcaagcacgccgagcagcacaaGACGGCCAAGGACGGGAAGCGGGTATGCACCGTCTTTAACCCCTCGCCGATGCTGTccaaggaggagctgcaggcTTTCCCATGGGGCGGCATCGATGTCCTGATCGTCAacgagggcgaggccgccgacctgctcgaggcgatcggTGGCGAGAAGAGTGCGTCGCCGGTCAAgggcctcgcggcgctccctGCGCTGTCTTCGGTCGAGTGGCTCGTCGTGACGCAGGGCGCCCGCGGCTTTCTCGCCGGCGTCCAGGTCGGCGATGAGCGCGCGTACATCGACCtcccggcgtcgcgcccggaAAAGGTGGTGAACACGACCGGAGCGGGCGACACGTTTGCGGGCTATCTCGTGGCGGGCCTGATGGAGGCCCACAATGCCAAAGAGGCCACTACGAAAGagagcgccgagcgcatcctcaagcgcgccggcgtcgccgcgtcgatggccgtcgaggtcgacggcgcgatGGAGAGCATCCccgacctcgccgccgtccaGGCCCGTGCGGAGCGCCTCTAG
- the FMN1 gene encoding riboflavin kinase (EggNog:ENOG503P3XM; BUSCO:EOG092659OC; COG:H): MTRPALCGAATPEAPFPVYLQGTVEHGFGRGSKDLNCPTANLPVSALHAEQAKHHLEQTGVYFGYAQVRFPADAALPQEDRVVHPMVMSVGWNPHFKNKEKSVEVHIMHTFHGDFYGQEMRVVVLGYIRPELEYKSLDALIEDIETDKRVGEASAARPAYAAYRNDPLFH, translated from the coding sequence ATGACGCGCCCCGCGCTCTGTggtgcggcgacgccggaAGCGCCGTTCCCCGTCTACTTGCAAGGAACCGTCGAGCATGGGTTTGGACGGGGCAGCAAGGACCTGAACTGCCCCACGGCGAACCTCCCGGtctcggcgctgcacgccgagcaggccaagcACCACCTGGAGCAGACCGGCGTCTACTTTGGCTACGCCCAGGTGCGCTTCCctgccgacgctgcgctcccGCAGGAGGACCGCGTGGTGCACCCGATGGTCATGTCGGTGGGCTGGAATCCGCACTTTAAGAACAAGGAAAAGTcggtcgaggtgcacaTCATGCACACATTCCACGGCGACTTTTACGGCCAAGAGATGCGGGTCGTGGTCCTGGGCTACATCCGCCCTGAGCTGGAATAcaagtcgctcgacgcgctcatCGAGGACATCGAGACCGAcaagcgcgtcggcgaggcctcggccgcacgcCCTGCGTACGCGGCCTACCGCAACGATCCCCTATTCCACTAG
- a CDS encoding uncharacterized protein (EggNog:ENOG503NY59; COG:S): MATRSQGAGPMVVRGTVTPSRASRFFLPRVQEAPHTPETPALSISFSTPYMPTPSTPSEPDSLRVRVVDSDSDADVPLSPCLGRKRRKMVQEPRIPFALQGQSRGPRWAQRTYTQEKRSTHAFFSRMATRTEHPYYVESTVPHAMASPLCATYMHAARDVDDPLPCLAVGDDEGRIHLLDTQTPSDSLEKSFVKHTTQPLVHGSVFAAEWRSDDHVLAIGGSDYSVSAWDVQHELCVAHYDAHNGSARALAWDPDDRRLLASGARDGAIYLWDLRQSAAAVHIHKAHGMPRTRRGTRVAGVTSLAYVNGQLASSCSENGVVKMWDLRSAQAPRMTSSDLSVGRAGNTRPHGVSSLAYAPTRRRLYAACTDGCVYVLDPSLEADALPPYEPRSLYHAVQRRNTLYARAALYDERYLALGCNTGDIVVWDTDAAHAAVLPRAHEENAEVNAVSWMHGPRGPTLASASDDQTVRVWEPGHSV, translated from the exons ATGGCGACGCGTTCGCAAGGCGCGGGGCCGATGGTCGTCCGCGGCACCgtcacgccgagcagggcGTCGCGGTTCTTTTTGCCGCGCGTACAGGAAGCGCCACACACACCGGAGACGCCGGCGTTGTCAATTTCGTTTTCCACGCCGTATATGCCGAcgcccagcacgccgagcgagccggaCTCGCTGCGCGTACGGGTTGTggactcggactcggacgcGGACGTGCCGCTGTCGCCGTGTCTGGGGCGCAAGCGGCGGAAAATGGTACAAGAGCCCAGGATCCCGTTTGCCTTGCAAGGGCAGAGCCGGGGGCCGCGGTGGGCGCAGCGAACATATACCCAGGAAAAACGGTCGACGCACGCCTTCTTCTCGCGCATGGCGACGCGTACAGAGCACCCGTACTACGTCGAGTCGACCGTGCCGCATGCCATGGCGAGCCCGCTGTGCGCGACATACatgcacgcggcgcgcgacgtcgacgatcCCCTGCCTTGcctggccgtcggcgacgacgaaggGCGCATCCACCTCCTCGATACCCAAACCCCCTCGGACTCGCTCGAGAAAA GCTTTGTCAAGCACAcgacgcagccgctcgtgcacggCTCCGTCTTTGCCGCCGAatggcgcagcgacgaccACGTCCTGGCGatcggcggcagcgactACTCGGTGTCTGCGTGGGAcgtgcagcacgagctGTGTGTCGCGCACTACGACGCACACAACgggagcgcacgcgcacttGCGTGGGACCccgacgaccgccgcttgctcgcgagcggcgcacgcgacggCGCCATCTACCTGTGGGACCTCCGgcagagcgccgcggccgtgcatATCCACAAAGCGCACGGCATGCCAcgcacacgccgcggcacacgcgtcgcgggcgtCACCTCGCTTGCGTATGTCAACGGGCAGCtggcgagcagctgcagcgagAATGGCGTCGTAAAGATGTGGGACCTCCGctcggcgcaagcgccccGCATGACAAGTAGCGACCTGTcggtcggccgcgccgggaACACGCGCCCCCACGGTgtctcgtcgctcgcgtatgcgccgacgcgccgccgtctcTATGCTGCATGCACGGATGGATG TGTGTACGTCCTCGACCCGAGTCTCGAGGCCGATGCGCTTCCGCCGTACGAGCCGCGGTCGCTGTACCatgccgtgcagcgccgcaacaCGCTGtacgcgcgtgccgcgctgTACGACGAGCGCTACCTTGCGCTTGGTTGCAATACCGGCGACATTGTCGTCTGGGACACGGATGCGGCCCATGCCGCCGTCCTCCCCCGTGCCCACGAAGAAAA tgcCGAAGTCAATGCCGTCTCGTGGATGCATGGCCCCCGTGGCCCGACgctggcctcggcgagcgacgaccaGACCGTACGCGTGTGGGAACCGGGTCACTCTGTATAG
- a CDS encoding uncharacterized protein (EggNog:ENOG503P00P; COG:A), translated as MSEPSARLYIGRLPQGCLREDISDLFRGLGRIVDVRVLNGFGFVEFDDPRDAELAVRDFDGTMFMGDRIIVQFAKQPQRRGDEFGRGGRERERDPYGAPRGYDRYESRPPRRGPRRGDFRIVVFNLPPGTSWQDLKDIGREHGHVVYSDINPSRPDEGALEFEHRDDYERALAKIEGTELRVALARRRASPRDGDRWGRDARPPPPMRDDRDYRDDRAPRDYRDERAPPRDDYRDDRAPLPPRDDYREERAPLPPRDDYREERAPLPPRDDYREERAPLPPRDDDERAPLPPRDDEREPLPPRDESAAPVEEHAPAPPSEDTPAPSEEHAPPPPPDSEPAAPTEAPPS; from the exons ATGTCTGAACCCTCGGCACGCCTGTACATCGGCCGGCTCCCCCAGGGATGCCTGCGCGAAGACATTTCTGACCTGTTCCGTGGCCTGGGACGCATCGTCGATGTGCGTGTCCTGAACGGATTCGGGTTCGTCGAGTTTGACGACccccgcgacgcggagctcgcggtgcgcgacttTGACGGCACCATGTTTATGGGCGACCGCATCATTGTGCAGTTTGCCAAgcagccgcagcgccgcggtgACGAAtttggccgcggcggccgcgagcgcgagcgcgacccctacggcgcgccgcgtggctACGACCGCTACGAGTCGCGTCCCCCCCGCCGTGgcccccgccgcggcgacttTAGGATCGTGGTGTTCAACCTCCCCCCGGGCACGAGCTGGCAGGACCTGAAGGATATCGGTCGCGAGCACGGCCACGTCGTGTACTCGGACATTAATCCCTCGCGCCCCGACGAaggcgcgctcgagttCGAACACCGCGACGACTACGAGCGTGCCCTCGCCAAGATCGAGGgcaccgagctgcgtg tcgcgctggcgcgacggcgggcttccccgcgcgacggcgaccgctggggccgcgacgcgcgtcccccgccgccgatgcgTGACGACCGCGACTACCGcgacgaccgtgcgccgcgcgactaccgtgacgagcgtgcgccgccccgtGACGACTACCGGGAcgaccgcgcgccgctcccgCCCCGCGACGACTACCGCgaagagcgtgcgccgctcccgCCTCGTGACGACTACCGCGAAGAGCGCGCACCGCTCCCGCCTCGTGACGACTACCGCGAAGAGCGCGCACCGCTCCCGCCTcgtgacgacgacgagcgtgcgccactcccgcctcgcgacgacgagcgcgagccgctgccgccccgCGACGAGTCCGctgcgccggtcgaggagcacgcgcccgcgcccccCAGCGAGGACACACCTGCGCCCAGCGAGGAGCACGCACCGCCCCCCCCTCCCGACAGCGAGCCTGCGGCcccgaccgaggcgccgccgtcctAA
- the THR4 gene encoding threonine synthase (EggNog:ENOG503NVIE; COG:E; BUSCO:EOG09261B6Y), whose product MKYFSTRGGDSRLTFEEAVLKGLAPNGGLYIPETIPQLPADWQTAWKDLSFVELSFRLVSLFVPPTAEEGGIPPEDLRKLIEKSYATFRHENVTPLKRVSENEYCLELWHGPTFAFKDVALQLLGNFFEYFLVRRNKAEGKEHAHTITVVGATSGDTGSAAIAGLRSKANIQIFILHPKGRVSPIQEAQMTTVMDENVHNLAVDGTFDDCQDIVKALFSDAPFNAQHHLGAINSINWARILSQIVYYFAAYFQLRRQSPEVDMDKVQFVVPTGNFGDILAGYFAKRLGLPMRSLAVATNENDILQRFWSTGRYEKEQGSGEVHATLSPAMDIMVSSNFERLLWYLAHDTADAKDEKEAVRDAGVQVVEWMDSLRSKGTMQVSEKQLALARKDFVAERVSNDETRAAILRYYRPNDGRESYLIDPHTAVAFEAANRLTKNEAFPQIILSTAHPAKFSEAVVSSIASASDEASATRFFNEEVLPKEMYGLLERERRVTQVDQADTGATKLEKLITRTKEIIEKEGFQ is encoded by the coding sequence ATGAAGTACTTTagcacgcgcggcggcgacagCCGGCTCACGTTTGAGGAGGCTGTGCTCAAAGGCCTGGCCCCGAACGGCGGCCTGTACATCCCCGAGACCATTCCCCAGCTTCCTGCGGACTGGCAGACGGCGTGGAAGGACCTGAGCTTTGTGGAGCTGTCCTTCCGCCTCGTCTCGCTCTTTGTCccgccgacggccgagGAGGGTGGTATCCCGCCCGAggacctgcgcaagctcatTGAGAAGTCCTATGCGACGTTCCGCCACGAGAACGTGACACCGCTCAAGCGCGTCTCGGAGAACGAGTACTGCCTCGAGCTCTGGCACGGCCCGACGTTTGCGTTCAAggacgtcgcgctgcagctcctcggcaacTTTTTCGAGTACTtcctcgtgcgccgcaacaAGGCTGAGGGCAAGGAGCACGCGCACACGATCaccgtcgtcggcgcgactTCGGGCGATaccggcagcgccgccatCGCCGGCCTGCGCTCCAAGGCCAACATCCAAATCTTCATCTTACACCCCAAGGGGCGCGTGAGCCCGATCCAGGAGGCGCAGATGACCACGGTGATGGACGAGAACGTGCACAacctcgcggtcgacggcACGTTTGACGACTGCCAGGACATTGTCAAGGCGCTTTTCTCCGACGCGCCGTTCAACGCGCAGCACCACCTCGGCGCGATTAACAGCATCAACTGGGCGCGCATCCTCTCCCAGATCGTGTACTACTTTGCGGCGTATTtccagctgcgccgccagTCGCCCGAGGTCGACATGGACAAGGTGCAGTTTGTCGTTCCCACCGGCAACTTTGGCGACATCCTCGCGGGCTACTtcgccaagcgcctcggcctgcccatgcgctcgctcgccgTGGCGACCAACGAGAACGATATCCTGCAGCGCTTCTGGTCCACCGGCCGCTACGAGAAGGAGCAGGGCAGCGGCGAAGtgcacgcgacgctctcgcCGGCGATGGACATTATGGTCTCGTCCAACtttgagcgcctgctctggtacctcgcgcacgacaccgccgacgccaaggacgagaaggaggccgtgcgcgacgcgggcgtCCAGGTCGTCGAGTGGATGGACTCGCTCCGCTCGAAAGGCACCATGCAGGTCTCCGagaagcagctcgccctcgcgcgcaaggacTTTGTCGCAGAACGCGTGTCGAacgacgagacgcgcgcggcaatTTTGCGCTACTACCGCCCGAACGACGGCCGCGAGTCGTACCTCATCGACCCGCACACCGCCGTCGCGTTCGAGGCCGCAAACCGCCTCACAAAGAACGAGGCCTTCCCGCAGATCATCCTCTCGACCGCGCATCCGGCCAAGTTCTCCGAGGCGGTCGTCTcgtcgatcgcctcggcatcCGACGAggcatcggcgacgcgcttcttCAACGAAGAGGTGCTTCCGAAGGAGATGTAcggcctcctcgagcgcgagcgccgcgtcacGCAGGTCGACCAGGCCGACACGGGCGCCACCAAGCTCGAGAAGCTCATCACGCGCACCAAGGAGATTATCGAGAAGGAAGGATTCCAGTAG
- a CDS encoding uncharacterized protein (COG:S; EggNog:ENOG503P3SB) — MFSCVVAGRLPLPPPQQIDATHAVFPLENAELINHIVVFMTGEQAFPEGYGATVHLMWPQLGDQEPHWQLLGCLQNTKPSAIFRVRDPKRQQSAVPITASLGLAFETLDELERQMQTLSSSKPAANAVVLSRSGPEAQAAEAAQLAAPIAQNVFSYLSSFAPDSAPQAVPLLQRWLDQH; from the exons ATGTTTTCGTGTGTGGTGGCCGGGCggctgccgctgccgcctcCCCAGCAGATTgacgcgacgcacgccgtgtTCCCGCTGGAGAATGCCGAGCTCATCAACCATATTGTCGTGTTCATGAccggcgagcaggcgtTTCCGGAGGGCTACGGCGCGACCGTGCACCTGATGTGGCCCCAGCTGGGCGACCAGGAGCCGCACTGGCAGCTGCTGGGCTG CCTGCAAAATACCAAGCCGTCGGCCATCTTTCGTGTGCGCGACCCCAAGCGCCAGCAGAGCGCGGTGCCGAtcaccgcctcgctcggcctcgcgttcgagacgctcgacgagctcgagcgccagatGCAGACGCTCTCGTCCTCGAAGCCCGCGGCGAATGCCGTGGTcttgtcgcgctcgggccccgaggcgcaggccgccgaggccgcgcagctcgctgcgccgatcg CACAAAACGTCTTTTCGTACCTCTCGAGCTTTGCGCCGgactcggcgccgcaggccgtgccgctTCTCCAGCGGTGGCTCGACCA GCATTAG